CGCCCCCAGCTCCTGTATCACCTCACGCACATCTTCATCTCGCAGACGCACCGGGCCACCCCGTCCGGCAGCTGGAGCCTCTGCCGGCGCGGGCTGCCGATGAAGCGCCTGGAAAAATCCAGCCAGGTCACTGGTCAGCCCCTGCGGGTGTGATGACTGTCCCGCCTGTGGATGCTTGCCTGGCAGCCAGGGGCAAATGCTCCAGTTCCAGGGATACTCTTCTGCAGCCACGCCACAAAATATGGGCACAGAAACGGGCACCGGCAGCTGTGGGGCCAGCTGCGGCAACCAGCGCCATTCGCCATTCCTTCTCAACATCTTCTGCTGCCCAGCCGATACGCGGCAACCGGACCGCCAGCTGATCACCCAGACGAAATACCGCATTATCAGTTCCATCGGAAGCAACGCGGCGCAGCGGCAGCACAGCCCACTGCGGAGCTTGAGCTGCCAGCAGGCGCCGGACCAGCTCAGGTGAAAGCTCCAGCTCTTCGGCATGCATACGTAGGGTCATTGCTCCGTAGCATAAGTGGCTACAGCAGCGGTTCGCCTTCACCAGCCAGCAGGGTTTCTGTTGTTTTCCTCTAGCGCCCCGCCCGCGTGAACAGCACCAGCCCCACCAGAATGGTGACCAGCCCGGCCCAGGCCAGCGGGCCAGGCAGCGGAGAACCCAGCAGCAGCACCCCGCCCAGCAGCGCGAAGATCACCTCGCTGGCCTGGGTGGCGTCCACCGTGGCAATCTCGCCGGGGGTGCGGGCCTCGTCGCGGGCATACAGAAACAGCCCGGTGGCAATCACGCCCGAGAGCAGCGCCACCAGTGCAGTGCTCACCCTCACCACCTGCCCGCCCTGCGGCAGCACTGGGTGCAGCAGCCCCAGCACACCCCACAGCGGCATGGACCCCAGTGTCATCAGCCAGATGCGCCCGAAGGTGTTTTTCAGCAGCGGCGTGCGGATATACGGCACCCGCGCTGCCCAGGAGCGGGCGCCCGGCGTGCCGGCGGCCGGGCCGGGCCGGGCCGCCTGCCAGACCAGCTGGTTGCCGGCCGGATAACAGAACGCGGCCAGCAGGGCCGGCAGCGCCCCGTACAGCAACGACTCACCCAGGGTCTGCCCCGATGCGCCATGCGGCTGGCCCAGGTTGGTCAGGCAAACCCCAGCAAACACCAGCAGCGCCGAGAAAATCACCCCGCGCGAGAACGGCTGCCCGAAGGCCGCCAGCACGATCAGGCTGGCGACCACCGTGAACTGGAAGGTGGCCGCCACCACCCAGGCACTGGCATAGGCCGAGCTGAAGCACAGCAGCGCGTAAAAGGCCCCGAAGCCCAGGCTGCCGGCCAGCACCCAGAAGGGCGCGTGCCGGCGGAATTCCTGCCACAGCCCCCGCAGCAGCGCCGGGCCACCCTGCACCAGCAGCATGACGCTGAGCAGCAGCAGCACGAACAGGTACCGCAGGCTGGCGCTCCAGAACCAGTGACCGCCCTGAGCGCTCATCTGTTCATTCAACACGTAGGTCGAGCTGAAAAAGGCGCTGGCCAGCAGTCCCAACCCCAGCAGCCGCAGCACTTCAGTCGGCCTGCCCAGGGGTGGGGGGAGCGGGGGGCGCCAGCTGCCCAACCCGCCCGGCCAGTGACCCCGGTTCCAGCAGGCTGGCTCCGGGACCAAAGCGGGCGACCGTGGCGCGGTGCAGCAGCCAAAAAGCGATGCCCACCCCCAGCAGGCTGATGCCGAAGCTGGGCAGGCGCATGATGGCGTTGACCTCGGCCACCTGCGCGTTGAAGGCGTCGCTGCCGAATTCGGCCGTCACCCGCTGGTAGTTCACGAAAGAGTTGAGCAGGCCGCTCAGAATATCCACCAGGGCGAACACCACCGTGGCATTGGCCAGGGCGCGGTGAATCTGTGGGTCGTCCATAGCCTGCTGCGTCAGGGCGCGCTTGTCGGGCGACTCGTTCAGCGAGGCAGCGTCCATGAAGATCCGGAACAGCGGCACACGTGTCCCGGCACTGATCAAAAAGGCCAATCCCAGCAGATACGACCGGGCGCTGTCCTTGACCGCGTACCAGAAGCCGTCCACATACCAGAAGGCCAGCGCGCCCCCGACCAGGGCGCCGGCGCCGCCCAGCAGCGCCACCGGGCTGACATTGCGGTTGCGAATCAGGTCCCAGGCCACGTACACCACCGGAATCAGCGCAGCGGCCAGGTAGGCGCGGACGTTGCCCTGGGTGCCGCCGCCCAGCTGATCTGCCACCGAAAACCCGCTGCCCAGCAGGTTGGGGCTCAGCACCGCAATCGGAACCACCAGGGTGAAAATCAGGTCACGGATGGTCTGCGGCACGGCGCCCTGACCGGGCTTCCGGGGAGGGGAGGGCGGCGGAGACGGCGCCTGAGACGAGGTGGGCGGCTGAGAACGGGGCTGGGTCATGGTCGGCCTTCACTATGCCACGCGGCGCAGAGCCGGCCCGGGGGCCTGGAGAACGCTGGCCCCAGCACAGGCGGCCGCGTTAGCCTGAGGGCCATATGGACATCACCCCGGCCCTGCTGCTCAACGCACTCATGATCTTCAGCCTCCGGATTCTGGACGTGTCGCTGGGCACCCTGCGCATCGGGATGATTGTGCGCGGGCGGCGCAACCTGGCGGGCGTCCTGAGCTTTTTTGAGTCGCTGATCTGGCTGATTGCGGCGGCGCAGGTGCTGAACAATTTGGAAAATCCCATTCAGTTCGTGGCCTACGCCGGGGGCTACGCGGCCGGCACCCTGATCGGCACCTGGATTGAGGAGCGGCTGGCGGTGGGCAAGGTGGTGCTGCGGGCCTTCGTGCCCATCTCGGCACCCGACC
This region of Deinococcus sp. Marseille-Q6407 genomic DNA includes:
- a CDS encoding aminoglycoside phosphotransferase family protein, yielding MPKSWSFHLSWSGACWQLKLRSGLCCRCAALLPMELIMRYFVWVISWRSGCRVSAGQQKMLRRNGEWRWLPQLAPQLPVPVSVPIFCGVAAEEYPWNWSICPWLPGKHPQAGQSSHPQGLTSDLAGFFQALHRQPAPAEAPAAGRGGPVRLRDEDVREVIQELGARVNGRAVLRAWDAVMESPDWSGPPVWIHGDPLGGNLLTQAGRLSAVIDFGGLGVGDPAADFLGAWQLFTPFQRRSYRQLSGVDEATWQRARGWALSVALFALPYYWDTAPSIRERSQQMIAQVLLD
- a CDS encoding multidrug resistance efflux transporter family protein, whose translation is MLRLLGLGLLASAFFSSTYVLNEQMSAQGGHWFWSASLRYLFVLLLLSVMLLVQGGPALLRGLWQEFRRHAPFWVLAGSLGFGAFYALLCFSSAYASAWVVAATFQFTVVASLIVLAAFGQPFSRGVIFSALLVFAGVCLTNLGQPHGASGQTLGESLLYGALPALLAAFCYPAGNQLVWQAARPGPAAGTPGARSWAARVPYIRTPLLKNTFGRIWLMTLGSMPLWGVLGLLHPVLPQGGQVVRVSTALVALLSGVIATGLFLYARDEARTPGEIATVDATQASEVIFALLGGVLLLGSPLPGPLAWAGLVTILVGLVLFTRAGR
- a CDS encoding VC0807 family protein; translated protein: MTQPRSQPPTSSQAPSPPPSPPRKPGQGAVPQTIRDLIFTLVVPIAVLSPNLLGSGFSVADQLGGGTQGNVRAYLAAALIPVVYVAWDLIRNRNVSPVALLGGAGALVGGALAFWYVDGFWYAVKDSARSYLLGLAFLISAGTRVPLFRIFMDAASLNESPDKRALTQQAMDDPQIHRALANATVVFALVDILSGLLNSFVNYQRVTAEFGSDAFNAQVAEVNAIMRLPSFGISLLGVGIAFWLLHRATVARFGPGASLLEPGSLAGRVGQLAPPAPPTPGQAD
- a CDS encoding DUF2179 domain-containing protein, translating into MDITPALLLNALMIFSLRILDVSLGTLRIGMIVRGRRNLAGVLSFFESLIWLIAAAQVLNNLENPIQFVAYAGGYAAGTLIGTWIEERLAVGKVVLRAFVPISAPDLAGALRSAGYYVTALNGSGRDGDVRILFSVIPRKQSGRVLRLIEEVYPKAFVTIEEVSTAALQDASVRQERMARRFRITRK